From a region of the Paenibacillus sp. FSL R10-2734 genome:
- the gdhA gene encoding NADP-specific glutamate dehydrogenase, with the protein MSSVSTQQLDTNSNKAHRYIEDVYAQVVARNPFEPEFHQAVKEILESLLPILAAEPKYQENAILERLVEPERLIMFRVPWTDDQGKVRVNRGYRVQFSSAIGPYKGGLRFHPSVNASIIKFLGFEQIFKNALTGQHIGGGKGGSDFDPKGKSEGEIMRFAQSFMTELQNYIGPDQDVPAGDIGVGAREIGYMYGQYKRIRGGYPAGVLTGKGIGYGGSQARTEATGYGTVYFVNEMLKAKGLSFEGSRVVVSGSGNVAIYAIEKAVQLGATVVACSDSAGYIYDENGINLETVRRLKEVERKRISEYVNEHPNAVYTEDSTQIWTIPCDIALPSATQNEIDETMALKLIENGVKAVGEGANMPSTLEAIHQFQQAGVLFAPAKAANAGGVAVSALEMAQNSMRMSWSFEEVDTKLHEIMVSIYEQSVDASEQYGQSGNLVAGANIAGFKKVADAMLAEGVI; encoded by the coding sequence ATGAGCTCAGTATCTACCCAGCAATTAGACACAAACAGCAACAAGGCACATCGTTATATCGAAGACGTATACGCACAGGTTGTTGCACGTAATCCTTTTGAGCCCGAATTTCATCAGGCTGTAAAGGAAATCCTCGAATCTTTGCTTCCGATCCTCGCTGCTGAACCTAAGTATCAGGAAAATGCCATTCTTGAAAGATTGGTCGAACCAGAACGTTTGATTATGTTCCGTGTACCTTGGACCGACGACCAAGGCAAGGTAAGAGTGAACCGTGGATATCGCGTACAGTTCAGTAGTGCAATCGGGCCTTACAAAGGCGGACTTCGTTTTCACCCATCCGTTAATGCTAGTATCATTAAATTCCTCGGCTTCGAACAAATTTTCAAGAACGCGCTTACCGGCCAACACATCGGCGGAGGTAAAGGCGGATCCGACTTTGATCCTAAAGGAAAATCTGAAGGCGAGATTATGCGATTTGCTCAAAGCTTCATGACTGAATTGCAGAATTATATCGGTCCTGACCAAGACGTACCTGCGGGGGATATCGGCGTAGGCGCTCGTGAGATTGGTTATATGTATGGACAATACAAGCGGATCCGCGGAGGATATCCGGCTGGCGTATTGACTGGTAAAGGTATTGGTTACGGCGGAAGTCAGGCTCGGACAGAGGCTACTGGTTACGGTACAGTTTATTTCGTAAATGAGATGCTGAAAGCAAAAGGCCTTTCCTTTGAAGGAAGCCGCGTTGTTGTTTCCGGTTCTGGTAACGTAGCGATCTATGCGATTGAAAAAGCTGTACAGCTAGGCGCAACAGTCGTAGCTTGTAGTGACTCCGCTGGATATATCTATGACGAAAACGGCATTAACCTCGAAACTGTCCGCCGCCTGAAAGAAGTCGAAAGAAAACGGATTAGTGAGTATGTGAATGAACATCCTAACGCTGTGTATACCGAAGATTCCACGCAAATTTGGACTATTCCTTGTGATATCGCCCTTCCGAGTGCTACTCAGAATGAGATTGATGAGACCATGGCATTAAAACTGATTGAGAATGGTGTTAAAGCAGTAGGTGAAGGTGCCAACATGCCATCTACCCTTGAAGCTATTCACCAGTTCCAACAGGCTGGCGTGCTATTCGCACCTGCCAAAGCTGCTAATGCTGGGGGCGTAGCTGTATCCGCGCTTGAAATGGCACAAAACAGCATGCGTATGTCTTGGAGCTTTGAAGAAGTAGACACGAAGCTGCATGAGATCATGGTTTCCATCTATGAGCAATCTGTAGATGCATCCGAGCAGTATGGACAGTCCGGCAACCTTGTTGCAGGAGCGAACATCGCTGGATTCAAAAAAGTAGCCGATGCTATGCTGGCTGAAGGTGTAATCTAA
- a CDS encoding NADPH-dependent FMN reductase: protein MKVMILTGSNRKEATSTKLAEHAAHFINQQGEKVTLFDLHKRPLPFYSPDESYEEHEHLNALHQEMLTANAIILITPEYHGSMSGVMKNALDHLGQTHFNGKVVLSASSAGGAVGVSSLLQLQAVVRNLHGINTPDWISIGGIQRKRFEVGYDGYEGGQEIEDRIRLVLASFLKLARKINSPVGTSL from the coding sequence ATGAAAGTCATGATCCTGACAGGCAGTAATCGAAAAGAAGCGACCAGCACAAAGCTGGCAGAGCATGCCGCACATTTCATTAATCAGCAAGGCGAAAAAGTCACCCTGTTCGATCTCCATAAACGCCCACTCCCCTTTTATTCACCAGACGAGTCATACGAGGAGCACGAGCACTTAAACGCCCTCCATCAAGAGATGCTAACTGCGAACGCAATCATCCTGATTACCCCGGAATACCACGGTTCCATGAGCGGCGTTATGAAAAATGCTCTGGACCATCTAGGCCAGACGCATTTCAACGGCAAAGTGGTGTTGTCTGCTAGTTCTGCTGGTGGAGCCGTAGGTGTAAGCTCATTGCTTCAATTACAGGCGGTTGTACGCAACCTACATGGAATCAATACACCTGACTGGATCTCCATCGGCGGGATACAGCGTAAGCGGTTCGAGGTTGGATACGACGGGTACGAGGGCGGTCAAGAGATTGAGGATCGCATTCGTCTAGTCTTAGCATCCTTCCTAAAATTAGCTCGCAAAATCAATAGCCCGGTAGGTACCTCCTTATGA
- a CDS encoding cold-shock protein, whose protein sequence is MYFRKKALEDLPQEDTAIWSCTKEDCTGWMRDNFAFQHVPTCWQCNSPMTKSMKILPTLVNTNSDMKAMKKGTSIK, encoded by the coding sequence ATGTATTTTCGTAAAAAAGCACTGGAGGATCTTCCGCAGGAAGACACAGCCATTTGGTCCTGTACCAAGGAAGATTGCACCGGTTGGATGCGCGATAATTTCGCATTTCAACATGTACCTACCTGTTGGCAATGCAACTCTCCCATGACTAAAAGTATGAAGATACTGCCAACGCTTGTGAACACGAATTCAGACATGAAGGCTATGAAGAAGGGCACTTCGATTAAGTAA
- a CDS encoding HAD family hydrolase, translating into MYQTYIFDLYGTLIDIKTDEENPEIWERLALHFGYQGLSVSGEELQERFLQERDLQLEEAARSCEYPDFVMEEVFRSVARQLGGEPDQAWLYETVRWLRTLSMIQISLYDGVTDILQTLRERGKKVFLLSNGQKTFIEAELTMLGIIHLFDGIAISSEAGVSKPDPLFYQYLVEKYGADLSSAIMIGNDPRTDIEGALKVGIDSCYIRTESSPSGIEVRSNYSILDADLRKIPGWNS; encoded by the coding sequence ATGTATCAGACTTATATTTTTGATCTGTACGGGACACTAATTGATATTAAGACAGATGAGGAGAACCCTGAGATCTGGGAAAGGTTAGCTCTCCACTTCGGATATCAGGGGTTGTCCGTATCAGGTGAAGAATTGCAGGAACGTTTTCTACAGGAAAGGGATCTGCAACTAGAGGAAGCCGCACGGAGCTGTGAGTATCCGGATTTCGTAATGGAGGAAGTGTTTCGGTCTGTGGCCCGTCAATTGGGTGGAGAACCGGATCAGGCATGGTTATATGAAACCGTGAGGTGGCTGCGGACGTTATCGATGATCCAGATCTCTCTATATGACGGTGTGACGGACATTCTACAAACGTTAAGAGAACGTGGCAAAAAAGTATTCCTGCTCTCCAACGGGCAGAAAACCTTTATTGAGGCAGAATTAACTATGCTCGGAATCATACATTTATTTGATGGTATTGCGATCTCTTCGGAAGCAGGGGTGAGCAAGCCAGATCCGCTATTTTATCAGTATTTAGTCGAAAAATATGGAGCGGATTTGAGCTCAGCCATCATGATTGGAAATGATCCTCGTACGGATATTGAGGGAGCTCTGAAGGTAGGTATAGACTCCTGTTACATTCGTACAGAATCCTCACCGTCTGGTATAGAAGTGAGGAGCAATTATAGTATATTAGATGCGGATTTGCGGAAAATTCCTGGTTGGAACTCGTAA
- a CDS encoding DUF2339 domain-containing protein, which translates to MESFKDRLRFMKVQQDGLVKEYEALIAEYESHDLVNENEHLKKEYEKHKLALVELKTQVGKLQEENIELKVTLTEQILDEKLGILHVSRQKLQTYFASKSLAHTDRLTAFEVETKRHIQQLYQTAARQLGEDKEELSGRLGALSAELNERVQAQRQRQRESEVGLNSRIDNGLHDFASEEISEEVLERRRKQNHIEMKIGLGWINKLGILLLILAVGAAFRYTYSNWFTGYMKGSAFFLLGLLMLGGGEWLYRRGKGTFALGLLGGGISVLYGSIFYSYFLLDIISIYVGLSLSVLVTLTAVLLSLRYESRSICALGLIGGYLPLYSYLGAFGLSGNAVYVAMGYLFLLNLFILLISFRKRWNVVNYISYLFNTPSMLILIALSDSDGINMIYAVLTFVMYLGITLWYPFKYRSKLSWWDFSLLGCNTFISCLTLYLLFLDAGLKDYNGALALVFCLLYLALGRGLEKLMPQEKESMLLFYATSLTFGILMIPFQFGAAWWSIGWLIEGVVLTLFGNLNRFKGMERAGWGILTLCLVVFFGLNVPLQLEIANEWMNSADAYFPLKYVFITVGMLIITVLYAVQHNRKDAHQRSEPYEITLALWFKYATLLNFWIYGLYESRRLYRLAVPEDFSHRTFYNLLMSALLTIVLAYVLPKVKVLYDTIVKYFVRFLFGIGYAICLLITVGLPSLENDLARNTGADYIALSVLIIFNIFVWFSGRDLLVTMLKREYKSMEIYPVFMGVYLLGIITAFLGVQLQLNDAGLIFSLVYLLIAVLFIMYGFRKRYVYIRRFGLGLTLLATGKLLLYDLGLLNTGSKIIAYASFGICLLGISYLYQKVSNKMQEGQVETENETKG; encoded by the coding sequence ATGGAGTCATTCAAAGATCGACTTAGATTCATGAAGGTCCAGCAGGACGGGCTTGTTAAGGAATATGAAGCTCTGATCGCGGAATATGAAAGTCACGATCTGGTCAACGAGAATGAACACTTGAAGAAGGAATATGAGAAGCATAAGCTTGCTTTAGTTGAGCTGAAGACTCAGGTAGGGAAGCTTCAAGAAGAGAATATTGAGCTAAAAGTTACGCTAACGGAACAAATCTTAGATGAGAAGCTCGGCATTCTTCACGTGTCTAGACAGAAGCTACAGACTTATTTTGCCTCTAAAAGCCTTGCTCATACGGATCGACTGACGGCTTTTGAGGTAGAGACGAAGCGTCATATTCAGCAGCTGTACCAAACAGCCGCAAGGCAGCTCGGCGAGGATAAGGAAGAGTTATCCGGTCGGCTCGGTGCGTTGTCGGCGGAATTAAATGAGCGTGTGCAAGCGCAGCGGCAAAGGCAGAGGGAATCCGAAGTGGGGCTGAACTCCAGAATAGATAACGGATTACATGATTTTGCCTCGGAAGAGATCAGTGAAGAGGTACTGGAGCGTCGAAGAAAACAAAATCATATCGAAATGAAGATTGGGCTAGGCTGGATTAACAAGCTGGGAATATTGCTGCTGATTTTGGCCGTGGGCGCGGCATTCAGATATACCTACTCCAACTGGTTCACAGGATATATGAAGGGAAGCGCCTTTTTTCTACTGGGACTACTGATGTTAGGGGGCGGGGAGTGGCTGTATCGCAGAGGAAAAGGGACATTCGCATTAGGGCTACTTGGCGGCGGAATATCAGTGCTGTATGGCTCTATTTTCTATAGCTATTTTTTATTGGATATCATCAGTATTTATGTAGGGCTGTCCTTATCCGTGCTCGTCACTTTGACTGCTGTGCTCCTGTCTTTAAGGTATGAATCACGAAGTATTTGTGCTTTGGGCTTAATCGGAGGGTACCTGCCACTGTACTCTTATCTGGGGGCATTTGGTCTTTCGGGCAACGCGGTTTACGTGGCAATGGGTTACTTGTTTCTACTGAATTTGTTCATTCTATTGATCTCCTTCCGCAAACGTTGGAACGTTGTCAATTATATCAGCTACTTATTTAATACACCTTCCATGCTGATATTAATAGCGTTATCGGATAGCGATGGAATAAATATGATTTATGCGGTACTAACTTTTGTTATGTATTTGGGCATTACGTTATGGTATCCGTTCAAGTATCGCTCCAAGTTGTCTTGGTGGGATTTCTCTCTACTAGGATGCAACACGTTTATTAGCTGTCTCACCTTGTATCTTCTATTCCTGGATGCAGGACTGAAGGATTACAATGGTGCGCTGGCGCTGGTCTTCTGTCTGCTGTATTTGGCGCTTGGACGAGGGCTTGAAAAGCTGATGCCACAGGAAAAAGAAAGCATGCTACTATTCTACGCTACTTCGTTGACCTTCGGTATTCTGATGATTCCGTTCCAATTCGGAGCGGCTTGGTGGTCCATAGGTTGGTTGATCGAGGGTGTGGTACTTACCTTGTTTGGTAATCTAAATCGGTTCAAGGGAATGGAAAGGGCAGGCTGGGGTATTTTGACGCTATGCCTTGTGGTATTCTTCGGTCTAAATGTACCGTTGCAATTGGAAATAGCCAATGAATGGATGAATTCCGCAGACGCCTATTTTCCGCTAAAATATGTCTTCATTACTGTAGGCATGCTTATTATCACCGTATTGTATGCCGTTCAGCATAACCGAAAGGATGCACATCAGCGTAGTGAGCCGTACGAAATCACATTGGCCCTATGGTTTAAATACGCGACGTTATTGAATTTCTGGATCTATGGTTTGTATGAATCGAGAAGATTATATCGTCTAGCTGTACCGGAGGATTTCTCGCATAGAACCTTCTATAATTTGCTGATGTCTGCTCTATTAACTATTGTTCTGGCTTATGTACTGCCAAAGGTAAAGGTGCTGTACGACACGATTGTTAAGTATTTTGTGAGATTCCTCTTTGGGATCGGATACGCTATTTGTTTGTTAATCACAGTAGGCTTACCAAGTCTGGAGAATGATCTTGCACGTAATACTGGAGCTGATTATATCGCGCTGAGTGTACTTATCATCTTTAATATCTTCGTTTGGTTTAGTGGACGAGATTTACTGGTCACCATGCTTAAACGTGAGTATAAAAGTATGGAGATATACCCTGTCTTCATGGGGGTGTATCTGCTCGGGATCATTACCGCTTTTTTAGGGGTACAGCTGCAATTAAATGACGCGGGATTAATATTTAGTCTCGTTTATCTGTTGATAGCAGTTCTGTTCATCATGTACGGCTTCCGCAAAAGATATGTGTACATTCGGCGCTTCGGCCTTGGATTAACGTTATTGGCAACAGGTAAGCTACTGCTATACGATCTGGGACTACTGAATACCGGAAGCAAAATCATCGCCTATGCCAGCTTTGGGATTTGCCTGCTCGGGATCTCCTATCTCTATCAAAAGGTATCCAATAAAATGCAGGAGGGTCAGGTGGAGACGGAGAATGAGACTAAGGGATAG
- a CDS encoding response regulator transcription factor, whose protein sequence is MTIGLLLVDDHAMVRRGLQVFLSTQPDIKVIGEASNGREALERTAELKPDIILMDLHMPVMDGIETAKQLRIFHPQVKIIVLTSFSDQDHVLPAIRVGIKGYLLKDIEPEALVVAIRKVHSGQVELHSEAASQLMNLMAASTAEQLDVSSSNLNGPSTTPTTLIGAELLTPREQEVLDLIALGMSNKEIASKLVITEKTVKTHVSHVLGKLNLSDRTQAAIFALKGGHNS, encoded by the coding sequence ATGACAATAGGTTTATTACTGGTGGACGACCACGCAATGGTTCGTCGTGGGCTACAAGTGTTTCTCTCGACACAACCGGATATCAAGGTGATCGGAGAAGCGTCGAACGGCCGCGAGGCACTAGAGAGAACAGCCGAGCTAAAGCCGGATATCATCTTAATGGATTTACATATGCCCGTGATGGACGGCATTGAGACAGCCAAACAGCTGCGAATCTTCCATCCACAGGTCAAAATCATTGTGTTGACCTCCTTTTCAGATCAGGATCATGTACTTCCTGCTATTCGCGTAGGGATCAAAGGATATTTGCTAAAAGACATAGAACCAGAAGCGCTGGTAGTGGCCATCCGCAAGGTACACAGCGGACAAGTGGAGCTGCACTCCGAAGCCGCGAGTCAACTGATGAATCTTATGGCAGCTTCTACGGCAGAGCAACTGGATGTTAGTAGTTCTAATCTGAACGGCCCTAGCACAACACCAACTACACTCATCGGAGCTGAGCTTCTTACTCCACGTGAGCAGGAAGTATTAGATCTAATTGCGCTGGGCATGAGTAACAAAGAGATTGCCAGTAAGCTAGTCATCACCGAGAAGACCGTTAAGACACATGTCAGTCATGTACTCGGAAAGCTGAACTTATCGGATCGGACTCAAGCTGCCATTTTTGCATTGAAAGGCGGCCACAACTCATAG
- a CDS encoding VOC family protein, which yields MIKELFETHLNVTNLERSAHFYEHVLELPLAHSENIEGRKRRFYWIGEERNQAMLGIWEKAPAEVVRQHFAFQVTLEDLKQSVSYLKAKGIETSNFLDDDKGQLYVFGWMPAVSVYFSDPDGHSLEFLAVLPDEPRPELGMVPWKEWELMHGRTW from the coding sequence ATGATCAAAGAACTGTTCGAAACCCATCTGAATGTGACTAACCTTGAACGATCTGCTCATTTCTATGAACACGTTCTGGAACTCCCTCTAGCCCACTCGGAGAATATCGAAGGCCGCAAGCGGCGATTTTACTGGATTGGAGAAGAACGTAATCAGGCCATGCTGGGGATTTGGGAGAAGGCACCAGCTGAGGTCGTGCGTCAGCACTTTGCTTTTCAAGTAACGCTTGAGGATTTGAAGCAGTCGGTATCCTATCTGAAGGCCAAGGGGATTGAAACCTCCAACTTCCTCGATGATGATAAAGGCCAGTTATATGTATTCGGCTGGATGCCAGCTGTATCTGTATATTTCAGTGATCCAGATGGTCATTCATTGGAGTTTCTAGCCGTGTTGCCTGATGAACCCAGACCTGAGCTCGGAATGGTACCCTGGAAAGAATGGGAACTGATGCACGGAAGAACCTGGTAG
- a CDS encoding GAF domain-containing sensor histidine kinase: MPEETGIHELLTLKTIAETLNSSNELKPMLDTVMGKLLDLTGNTAGWIFLSEENMEYEFAADRGLPPALQRDNKQPMQCGSCWCLDRLWDGRLEHAVNILNCKRLSNARQYNWGDTLGITHHATIPLHSGDRYLGLMNVAAPGKAHYADSELALLQSVALQIGSAIERMQLYSTEQRRANLYAKLGEFSGALNLTASECISPSILLEKTTALISQYFDWPFAAIIGQHEGKFEVHAASYAANITPEIAPFELSNSFKNRLRVIAKGHRFATLTPDEEQEITNSCCSEQSDAERVVMLAVPFRQITAQGSAILLITSPKALASATADGEVLEAIADHLSASLESIQLGEQRREIARLDERNRLARDLHDSVNQILFSLSMTAKGVESMLKQEHASHPAAEAVRDIQELSQSALKEMRALIMQLRPAGLEAGLLTALQAHGQQLGLLIQTQRSGVLELPRNVEEGLLRIGQEALNNVRKHSGASKAEVSLHLNAAVVVLSIADQGKGGAKRRCNTDTNESLGLHIMKERAEALHGRIHIHSEEHQGTTVEVTIPLLLQST; this comes from the coding sequence ATGCCGGAAGAAACCGGAATCCACGAGTTATTGACGCTCAAGACGATTGCGGAGACCTTAAATAGTTCCAATGAGCTCAAACCGATGCTCGATACAGTTATGGGTAAGCTGCTAGATCTAACAGGAAATACGGCAGGCTGGATCTTCCTGAGTGAAGAGAATATGGAGTATGAATTCGCCGCAGATCGAGGTTTACCGCCAGCGCTGCAACGGGACAATAAACAACCGATGCAGTGCGGAAGTTGCTGGTGCTTAGACCGCCTATGGGACGGACGGTTAGAGCATGCCGTCAACATTCTAAACTGCAAACGGCTGAGTAATGCTAGGCAGTATAATTGGGGCGACACTTTGGGAATCACCCACCACGCTACCATTCCACTGCATTCAGGTGATCGCTACTTGGGGCTTATGAATGTAGCTGCACCAGGCAAAGCACATTACGCCGACAGTGAGCTGGCTTTACTGCAATCCGTGGCCTTGCAAATCGGCAGTGCCATTGAGCGAATGCAGCTATATAGCACTGAGCAGCGCCGTGCGAATCTGTACGCCAAATTAGGGGAATTCAGCGGTGCTTTGAATCTAACGGCTAGTGAATGCATCTCTCCAAGCATTCTGTTGGAGAAAACCACCGCCCTGATCAGCCAATATTTCGATTGGCCTTTTGCAGCAATTATTGGACAACATGAGGGGAAATTCGAAGTACATGCCGCCTCTTATGCAGCTAATATAACGCCTGAAATCGCTCCCTTTGAGCTCTCGAATTCCTTTAAAAATCGCCTAAGGGTTATCGCGAAAGGACATCGCTTCGCAACATTAACCCCTGATGAAGAACAGGAAATTACGAACTCATGCTGTTCTGAACAGTCTGACGCAGAGCGCGTTGTAATGCTTGCCGTTCCTTTTCGGCAGATTACTGCACAAGGTTCGGCCATTCTACTCATCACCTCGCCTAAAGCACTCGCCTCCGCAACCGCAGATGGAGAAGTGCTCGAAGCAATTGCCGATCATCTTTCAGCTTCACTGGAAAGCATACAGCTCGGAGAGCAGCGCCGCGAAATCGCGCGTCTTGACGAGCGGAATCGACTGGCCCGTGACTTACACGACTCAGTGAACCAGATCCTGTTCTCCCTCTCGATGACGGCCAAAGGTGTGGAAAGCATGCTGAAGCAAGAGCACGCCTCCCATCCCGCTGCTGAGGCTGTCCGCGACATTCAAGAGCTCTCTCAATCTGCGCTCAAAGAAATGCGCGCTTTAATCATGCAGCTTCGTCCTGCAGGACTGGAAGCCGGTTTGCTGACCGCGCTGCAGGCTCACGGTCAGCAACTAGGGCTGCTGATACAGACTCAGCGTAGCGGCGTTCTCGAGCTTCCTCGCAACGTGGAAGAAGGGCTACTGCGCATTGGTCAAGAAGCGCTCAATAATGTACGCAAGCACTCTGGAGCTTCTAAAGCTGAAGTATCCCTGCATCTGAACGCAGCCGTGGTTGTACTAAGCATTGCCGATCAGGGCAAAGGCGGTGCAAAACGACGCTGTAACACAGACACCAATGAATCTCTCGGCCTGCATATTATGAAGGAAAGAGCCGAGGCGCTCCATGGCCGTATTCATATCCACAGCGAGGAGCATCAAGGCACAACCGTTGAGGTTACTATTCCTTTGCTCCTCCAATCCACATGA
- a CDS encoding cold-shock protein, which produces MQTGTVKWFNADKGFGFIEVEGGSDVFVHFSAITGDGFKSLDEGQRVEFNVTQGARGPQAENVVKL; this is translated from the coding sequence ATGCAAACAGGTACAGTGAAATGGTTTAACGCAGACAAAGGATTCGGTTTTATCGAGGTTGAAGGTGGAAGCGACGTATTCGTACACTTCTCCGCAATCACAGGCGACGGTTTCAAATCTTTGGACGAAGGCCAACGCGTTGAGTTCAACGTAACTCAAGGCGCTCGTGGACCACAAGCAGAAAACGTTGTAAAACTGTAG
- a CDS encoding VOC family protein: MIKGLFEAHLPVRNLEVSIEFYKKLGLKMAWRDEDTVFFWIEEGQSWIGLWEGEEVETPYHPSLRHLAFRVTYEDLKQSLQWLKSIGVEAVPFRNRASKEPFIRAYQGNASVYFNDPDGNSLEFMCHVEVPEHLKHISENITITEWEKLLDHK; this comes from the coding sequence ATGATAAAAGGACTATTTGAAGCACATTTACCAGTGAGAAATCTTGAGGTATCTATCGAATTTTATAAGAAATTGGGATTAAAAATGGCTTGGCGGGATGAGGATACAGTATTCTTCTGGATCGAAGAAGGTCAGAGCTGGATCGGACTCTGGGAAGGCGAAGAAGTAGAAACTCCTTACCATCCATCATTACGGCATCTCGCATTCCGCGTAACGTATGAGGATTTGAAGCAGTCTCTGCAATGGCTGAAATCTATTGGTGTGGAGGCTGTCCCGTTCCGCAATCGAGCTTCTAAAGAGCCCTTTATCCGCGCATATCAAGGGAATGCCTCTGTGTACTTCAATGATCCTGACGGCAACAGCTTAGAATTCATGTGCCATGTGGAAGTTCCTGAACATTTGAAGCATATCTCAGAGAATATCACCATAACAGAGTGGGAGAAATTGCTCGATCACAAATAA